A single window of Martelella sp. NC20 DNA harbors:
- a CDS encoding enoyl-CoA hydratase/isomerase family protein yields MATNDIHIRNVGRTGRITLSRPQALNALNHEMTLEIEHALDHWSRTGDVDMILIDAEGERAFCAGGDLSEIYQTGREGDFSCSRSFWADEYRMNALIAGCATPYVALMDGIVMGGGAGISAHGSHRIVTERSMIAMPECGIGLVPDVGCSFVLARAPGHLGEFLAMTGWRMNDGDAIFSGFADIAVNAGDLAALKTRLEETADPDAIDAFERSAGESALARHIDVIERHFGGETALDCLRSLEADDSEFAQRAAAMIRRGCPLAVACAFELVRQARSLETVSEALRHEFRFTYRSMSDGDFLEGIRAQIIDKDRNPKWRITRLEDVDRETVCAMLAPLGAEELQIKA; encoded by the coding sequence ATGAAATGACGCTGGAGATCGAGCATGCGCTGGATCACTGGTCGAGAACCGGTGACGTCGACATGATCCTGATCGACGCAGAGGGTGAACGTGCCTTCTGTGCCGGTGGCGATCTTTCGGAGATTTATCAAACCGGCCGAGAGGGTGATTTTTCCTGCAGTCGCAGTTTCTGGGCGGACGAATATCGGATGAATGCCTTGATCGCCGGTTGCGCTACCCCGTATGTCGCCTTGATGGACGGCATTGTCATGGGCGGCGGCGCCGGAATTTCAGCTCATGGCTCACACCGCATTGTGACCGAACGCTCGATGATAGCGATGCCGGAATGCGGTATTGGCCTGGTACCCGATGTGGGCTGTTCGTTCGTCCTGGCGCGCGCACCAGGCCATCTGGGTGAATTTCTCGCCATGACCGGCTGGCGTATGAATGACGGCGATGCGATTTTTTCCGGATTTGCCGATATTGCGGTGAACGCAGGCGATCTCGCAGCGCTGAAGACCAGACTTGAGGAAACGGCCGATCCCGACGCGATCGATGCCTTTGAACGTTCGGCAGGCGAGAGCGCTCTTGCTCGCCATATCGACGTTATCGAGCGCCACTTCGGGGGTGAAACTGCATTGGATTGCCTGCGCTCGCTTGAGGCCGATGATTCCGAGTTCGCGCAGAGGGCTGCGGCGATGATCAGGCGCGGGTGTCCACTCGCTGTCGCTTGTGCCTTTGAACTTGTCCGTCAGGCGCGATCGCTGGAAACAGTGTCGGAAGCGCTGCGGCACGAATTCCGCTTCACCTACCGGTCGATGTCTGACGGCGATTTTCTCGAGGGAATTCGGGCGCAGATCATAGACAAGGACCGCAATCCGAAATGGCGGATTACACGACTGGAGGACGTTGACCGCGAGACGGTTTGCGCCATGCTTGCACCGCTGGGTGCGGAAGAGTTGCAGATCAAGGCTTAG
- the mmsB gene encoding 3-hydroxyisobutyrate dehydrogenase, which translates to MSRIAFIGLGNMGLPMAVNLKKAGHDLVVYDTIAAAREKAGAEGMTIAENAAAAVGNAAFIITMLPNGAIALRVFEDVVPAARKGAAIIDCSTIDVGSAKKAHEMASAAGLLPLDAPVSGGIGGAAAGTLTFMVGGSDAAFEMAKPLFDTMGQKAVHCGEAGTGQAAKICNNMLLGISMIGACEAFALAEKLGLSAQAAFDVISTSSGACWSVNTYCPVPGIGPQSPADNDYKPGFAAELMLKDLGLSQEAAAQVGQSTPMGLNARQLYDRFASGSGAGKDFSGIIEYLKTAARS; encoded by the coding sequence ATGAGCAGGATTGCTTTCATCGGGCTTGGCAATATGGGCCTGCCAATGGCCGTGAACCTGAAAAAAGCGGGGCACGACCTCGTCGTCTATGACACCATTGCCGCCGCCCGCGAAAAGGCAGGTGCAGAGGGCATGACCATTGCTGAAAATGCGGCCGCAGCCGTGGGCAACGCCGCGTTCATCATCACAATGCTGCCCAATGGCGCTATCGCTCTCAGAGTGTTTGAAGATGTGGTTCCCGCTGCCCGAAAAGGCGCCGCGATCATCGATTGCTCGACCATCGATGTAGGCAGCGCCAAAAAGGCGCACGAGATGGCATCAGCGGCCGGCCTGTTGCCGCTTGACGCGCCAGTGTCCGGCGGGATCGGCGGTGCCGCTGCCGGCACGCTCACCTTCATGGTCGGCGGCAGCGACGCGGCATTTGAAATGGCAAAGCCGCTGTTCGATACCATGGGGCAAAAGGCGGTCCATTGCGGGGAAGCGGGAACGGGACAGGCCGCCAAAATATGCAACAACATGCTTTTGGGCATTTCCATGATCGGTGCTTGCGAAGCGTTTGCTCTGGCCGAAAAGCTGGGGCTTTCCGCGCAAGCTGCCTTTGACGTCATATCGACATCTTCGGGGGCATGCTGGTCGGTCAATACGTATTGTCCGGTGCCCGGCATTGGTCCGCAATCCCCCGCTGACAACGACTACAAGCCAGGATTTGCGGCAGAATTAATGCTCAAAGACCTTGGCCTCTCCCAGGAGGCAGCAGCCCAGGTGGGACAATCGACGCCAATGGGTTTGAATGCCAGACAACTCTACGACCGCTTCGCGTCTGGAAGCGGAGCGGGCAAGGATTTCTCGGGCATCATTGAGTATCTGAAAACAGCGGCGCGGAGTTGA